The Clostridium sporogenes region TCAGATTTCTTAAGAAGTATAGACATTACAAGATAGTATTAATTTGAGATTAGGTTTCAAATTTAAACATTAATATGTATAAATTTGAGAATTTTAATTTAAGGAATGTTTATTTTCTTATTTTAAAGCCATGGCATACTTCTTGCTATTATTTAATAATAGGCATTATTTTTAGCAGGAGGTATTTATATGGTACAATCAAAAAATAAACAATTAGTTAGAGGTGCATTATTAATAGCAATAGGGTTATTATTGCCTTATTTGTTTCATGGAATAAAAAATGCAGGATCAATATTTTTACCAATGCATATTCCTATTCTTATAGGAGGTTTTATATTGAGCCCTTATTTTGCTTTAGCAGTAGGAGTATTAACTCCTTTATTAAGTCATTTATTTACAGGTATGCCACCATTTCCATTTGTTTATGTAATGGTAGTTGAATTATTAACTTATGGAGTGGTTATATCAATTTTATATAATAAAAAGAAGATGGGAATATACCCATCACTAATATTAGGAATGTTAAGTGGAAGATTGGCTAATATATTATGTAATTATTTAGTTTTACATTTAATAATGGCAAAACCTTTTAAATTCCCAGTTGTATTAGCAGGATTATTTGTAAAAGGTTTACCAGGTATAATTATTCAATTAATACTTATACCTATATTAGTTAAAGCATTAGGAAAAGTAGAATTAGGAAAGGCTGCATAATATGAATGATAGAGAGTTTTTTAATAATTTAGCAGATAAGTGGGACAGTATGTGTTTTCACCCTAAAGAGAAAATAGAATATATTCTTTCAAAAGCAAATTTGAAAGAGGGAGATAGAGTTTTAGATATAGGTAGTGGTACAGGGGTGCTTATACCTTATTTAGAACATATAATTTGTAATAATGGTCATATAACTGCTATGGATATAGCAGAAAATATGTTAAAGGTATCAAAAGAAAAAAATACATACTCTAATTTGGATTTTATAGTAGGGGATTTTTTAGGGTATAAATCTAAAAAAACTTTTGATTGTATAACAGCATATTCATGTTATCCTCATTTTAAGGACAAGGATAAATTAGCGAATAGAGCTTATGAACTACTTGAAGAAGGTGGCAGATTAGTTATAGCTCATAGTGAAAGTAAAGAGAAGATAAACTCTAGACATAAAGATGTAGACCACAAGATAAAATCACACATATTGCCTAAGGTGAAATATACTGCAGAATTAATGGAAAAACATAATTTTAAAACTATATATACAGAGGATAATGAAGAATATTATATTTATATAGGTGCAAGAAACAAATAATTTGATTAGATAAATTTTATGCATGATTAACCAAAATAAGAGTGTAGGGTAAACTTTATATTTTTACTCTACACTCTTATTTTTTTATAATTTAATTTATATTATTTTTCATCTTCCTTTTGATCTTCATCTTTTTTATATTCAAAAATATCTCCAGGTTGGCAATTTAATTCTCTACATATTGCCTCTAAAGTAGAAAATCTTATGGCTTTAGCCTTGTTATTTTTTAAAATTGATAAATTAGCATTAGTTAAATTAATTTTTTCAGCCAATTCTTTAAGAGAAATCTTTCGTTTTGCCATCATGACATCTAGATTAACTACAATTGACATATTAAAACTCCTATCATATATGATATTTCTTATATTGTTAAGTCATTTTCATCTTTTATCTGAACAGCTTTCTTAAAAATTTCAGCCAAAACTAAAGCCATAATACCTAACACTAAATATAAAATGCAATTTGGTCTAATACCAATAATTCCATCTTCTAACATAATACCCAAAGCTACAATATCATCTAATTTTTTAAAGTTTATTATACTATCCAAGGCATCTATAAGAGATAAAAGTAACATAAGATAACCTATTATTTTAAAGCTTTTAACATTTTTAAAAGAAAAAGGGGCAGAGTCCATACTAAATATAATTTTTAAAAGATTATATGCAACAATAATATAAACTCCAGTATTAAATAGAAAAGTTAGCATATTAGGAAACCCATTAGGTATATCTTTCGGAGTAAATAAACTCATAAAACCAAATTTCCAAAACGCACATATACAACCAAATATTATAATACTTAAAAGTACCTTGATAAATTTTATTGAAAAAGTTTCTTTCATAAATAAGTCACTCCTATCATATATGATATTTTTATATTGTTAAATCATTTTCATCTTTTATCTGTACGGCTTTCTTAAAAACCTCAGCTAAAACTAAAGATAGAAGACCTAGTATTAAATATAAAAGACAACTACCATTAATGCATATAGGTTGATTACGTATTTGCATACGTAGAAGTATAAAATTACTTGTACTTGGTTTTTTAAAATTGGCTATAACATCTATAAAGGATAAAAGCACCATAAGATAACCTATTGCTTTAAAACTTTTAGCATTTTTTAACGTAAAAGGAGTAGATTCTATGCTGTATACAATTTTTAGAAGATTCCATGTAATAATAAGATAAATTGAAATGACAAATAGGAAACCTGGAATACTACTAATATCAACAGATAGTTCTTTGGGAGCCAATAAACCCATAAAGCTATATCTCCAAATGAAAACTGTGCAACATAATATTATAATAATTAAAAGCACTTTAATAAATTTTATTGAAAAAGTTTCTTTCATCAATAGATCACTCCTATCTATATATTCACATTGGAAAAATTAGAATAATTTGTATTTTGTAATTATATAGTACAATATAATTTGTTGTATG contains the following coding sequences:
- a CDS encoding ECF transporter S component, producing the protein MVQSKNKQLVRGALLIAIGLLLPYLFHGIKNAGSIFLPMHIPILIGGFILSPYFALAVGVLTPLLSHLFTGMPPFPFVYVMVVELLTYGVVISILYNKKKMGIYPSLILGMLSGRLANILCNYLVLHLIMAKPFKFPVVLAGLFVKGLPGIIIQLILIPILVKALGKVELGKAA
- a CDS encoding class I SAM-dependent methyltransferase → MNDREFFNNLADKWDSMCFHPKEKIEYILSKANLKEGDRVLDIGSGTGVLIPYLEHIICNNGHITAMDIAENMLKVSKEKNTYSNLDFIVGDFLGYKSKKTFDCITAYSCYPHFKDKDKLANRAYELLEEGGRLVIAHSESKEKINSRHKDVDHKIKSHILPKVKYTAELMEKHNFKTIYTEDNEEYYIYIGARNK
- a CDS encoding helix-turn-helix domain-containing protein, whose protein sequence is MSIVVNLDVMMAKRKISLKELAEKINLTNANLSILKNNKAKAIRFSTLEAICRELNCQPGDIFEYKKDEDQKEDEK
- a CDS encoding DUF2975 domain-containing protein, producing the protein MKETFSIKFIKVLLSIIIFGCICAFWKFGFMSLFTPKDIPNGFPNMLTFLFNTGVYIIVAYNLLKIIFSMDSAPFSFKNVKSFKIIGYLMLLLSLIDALDSIINFKKLDDIVALGIMLEDGIIGIRPNCILYLVLGIMALVLAEIFKKAVQIKDENDLTI
- a CDS encoding DUF2975 domain-containing protein; this translates as MKETFSIKFIKVLLIIIILCCTVFIWRYSFMGLLAPKELSVDISSIPGFLFVISIYLIITWNLLKIVYSIESTPFTLKNAKSFKAIGYLMVLLSFIDVIANFKKPSTSNFILLRMQIRNQPICINGSCLLYLILGLLSLVLAEVFKKAVQIKDENDLTI